Proteins from a genomic interval of Saccopteryx leptura isolate mSacLep1 chromosome 13, mSacLep1_pri_phased_curated, whole genome shotgun sequence:
- the LDB1 gene encoding LIM domain-binding protein 1 isoform X2, with protein MSVGCACPGCSSKSFKLYSPKEPPNGNAFPPFHPGTMLDRDVGPTPMYPPTYLEPGIGRHTPYGNQTDYRIFELNKRLQNWTEECDNLWWDAFTTEFFEDDAMLTITFCLEDGPKRYTIGRTLIPRYFRSIFEGGATELYYVLKHPKEAFHSNFVSLDCDQGSMVTQHGKPMFTQVCVEGRLYLEFMFDDMMRIKTWHFSIRQHRELIPRSILAMHAQDPQMLDQLSKNITRCGLSNSTLNYLRLCVILEPMQELMSRHKTYSLSPRDCLKTCLFQKWQRMVAPPAEPARQQPSKRRKRKMSGGSTMSSGGGNTNNSNSKKKSPASTFALSSQDVMVVGEPTLMGGEFGDEDERLITRLENTQFDAANGIDDEDSFNNSPALGANSPWNSKPPSSQESKSENPTSQASQ; from the exons ATGTCAGTGGGCTGTGCCTGTCCTG gTTGTTCCTCAAAGTCATTCAAGCTGTACTCGCCGAAGGAGCCCCCAAACGGCAACGCCTTCCCCCCATTCCATCCCGGCACCATGCTAGATCGGGATGTAGG CCCAACTCCCATGTACCCGCCTACATACCTGGAGCCTGGGATTGG GAGGCACACACCATATGGCAACCAAACTGACTATAGAATATTCGAGCTTAACAAACGGCTTCAAAACTGGACTGAG GAGTGTGACAATCTCTGGTGGGATGCTTTCACAACTGAGTTCTTTGAGGATGATGCCATGTTAACCATCACTTTCTGCCTGGAAGATGGACCAAAGAGATATA CCATTGGCCGGACCCTGATTCCACGCTACTTCCGCAGCATCTTTGAGGGGGGTGCTACGGAGCTGTACTATGTTCTTAAGCACCCCAAGGAGGCATTCCACAGCAACTTTGTGTCCCTCGACTGTGACCAGGGCAGCATGGTGACCCAGCACGGCAAACCCATGTTCACCCAG gtgtgtgtggaggggcGGTTGTACCTGGAGTTCATGTTTGACGACATGATGCGGATAAAGACATGGCATTTCAGCATCCGGCAGCACCGGGAGCTCATCCCCCGCAGCATCCTTGCCATGCAT GCCCAGGACCCCCAGATGTTGGATCAGCTCTCCAAAAACATCACACGGTGTGGGCTGTCCAATTCCACTCTCAACTACCTCCGA CTCTGTGTGATACTCGAGCCCATGCAGGAGCTCATGTCCCGCCACAAGACCTACAGCCTCAGCCCTCGTGACTGCCTCAAGACCTGCCTTTTCCAGAAGTGGCAGCGTATGGTAGCGCCCCCCG CGGAGCCCGCCCGGCAGCAGCCCAGCAAACGGCGGAAACGGAAGATGTCAGGGGGCAGCACTATGAGCTCGGGGGGTGGCAACACCAACAACAGCAACAGCAAGAAGAAAAGCCCAGCCAGCACCTTCGCCCTCTCCAGCCAG GATGTGATGGTGGTGGGGGAGCCCACCCTGATGGGCGGGGAGTTCGGGGACGAGGACGAGAGGCTCATCACCCGGCTGGAGAATACCCAGTTTGACGCGGCCAACGGCATTGACGACGAGGACAGCTTTAACAACTCCCCTGCCCTGGGCGCCAACAGCCCCTGGAACAGCAAGCCTCCATCCAGCCAAGAAAGCAAATCGGAGAACCCCACATCACAAGCCTCCCAGTAA
- the LDB1 gene encoding LIM domain-binding protein 1 isoform X1, whose translation MSVGCACPGCSSKSFKLYSPKEPPNGNAFPPFHPGTMLDRDVGPTPMYPPTYLEPGIGRHTPYGNQTDYRIFELNKRLQNWTEECDNLWWDAFTTEFFEDDAMLTITFCLEDGPKRYTIGRTLIPRYFRSIFEGGATELYYVLKHPKEAFHSNFVSLDCDQGSMVTQHGKPMFTQVCVEGRLYLEFMFDDMMRIKTWHFSIRQHRELIPRSILAMHAQDPQMLDQLSKNITRCGLSNSTLNYLRLCVILEPMQELMSRHKTYSLSPRDCLKTCLFQKWQRMVAPPAEPARQQPSKRRKRKMSGGSTMSSGGGNTNNSNSKKKSPASTFALSSQVPDVMVVGEPTLMGGEFGDEDERLITRLENTQFDAANGIDDEDSFNNSPALGANSPWNSKPPSSQESKSENPTSQASQ comes from the exons ATGTCAGTGGGCTGTGCCTGTCCTG gTTGTTCCTCAAAGTCATTCAAGCTGTACTCGCCGAAGGAGCCCCCAAACGGCAACGCCTTCCCCCCATTCCATCCCGGCACCATGCTAGATCGGGATGTAGG CCCAACTCCCATGTACCCGCCTACATACCTGGAGCCTGGGATTGG GAGGCACACACCATATGGCAACCAAACTGACTATAGAATATTCGAGCTTAACAAACGGCTTCAAAACTGGACTGAG GAGTGTGACAATCTCTGGTGGGATGCTTTCACAACTGAGTTCTTTGAGGATGATGCCATGTTAACCATCACTTTCTGCCTGGAAGATGGACCAAAGAGATATA CCATTGGCCGGACCCTGATTCCACGCTACTTCCGCAGCATCTTTGAGGGGGGTGCTACGGAGCTGTACTATGTTCTTAAGCACCCCAAGGAGGCATTCCACAGCAACTTTGTGTCCCTCGACTGTGACCAGGGCAGCATGGTGACCCAGCACGGCAAACCCATGTTCACCCAG gtgtgtgtggaggggcGGTTGTACCTGGAGTTCATGTTTGACGACATGATGCGGATAAAGACATGGCATTTCAGCATCCGGCAGCACCGGGAGCTCATCCCCCGCAGCATCCTTGCCATGCAT GCCCAGGACCCCCAGATGTTGGATCAGCTCTCCAAAAACATCACACGGTGTGGGCTGTCCAATTCCACTCTCAACTACCTCCGA CTCTGTGTGATACTCGAGCCCATGCAGGAGCTCATGTCCCGCCACAAGACCTACAGCCTCAGCCCTCGTGACTGCCTCAAGACCTGCCTTTTCCAGAAGTGGCAGCGTATGGTAGCGCCCCCCG CGGAGCCCGCCCGGCAGCAGCCCAGCAAACGGCGGAAACGGAAGATGTCAGGGGGCAGCACTATGAGCTCGGGGGGTGGCAACACCAACAACAGCAACAGCAAGAAGAAAAGCCCAGCCAGCACCTTCGCCCTCTCCAGCCAGGTACCT GATGTGATGGTGGTGGGGGAGCCCACCCTGATGGGCGGGGAGTTCGGGGACGAGGACGAGAGGCTCATCACCCGGCTGGAGAATACCCAGTTTGACGCGGCCAACGGCATTGACGACGAGGACAGCTTTAACAACTCCCCTGCCCTGGGCGCCAACAGCCCCTGGAACAGCAAGCCTCCATCCAGCCAAGAAAGCAAATCGGAGAACCCCACATCACAAGCCTCCCAGTAA
- the LDB1 gene encoding LIM domain-binding protein 1 isoform X3: MLDRDVGPTPMYPPTYLEPGIGRHTPYGNQTDYRIFELNKRLQNWTEECDNLWWDAFTTEFFEDDAMLTITFCLEDGPKRYTIGRTLIPRYFRSIFEGGATELYYVLKHPKEAFHSNFVSLDCDQGSMVTQHGKPMFTQVCVEGRLYLEFMFDDMMRIKTWHFSIRQHRELIPRSILAMHAQDPQMLDQLSKNITRCGLSNSTLNYLRLCVILEPMQELMSRHKTYSLSPRDCLKTCLFQKWQRMVAPPAEPARQQPSKRRKRKMSGGSTMSSGGGNTNNSNSKKKSPASTFALSSQVPDVMVVGEPTLMGGEFGDEDERLITRLENTQFDAANGIDDEDSFNNSPALGANSPWNSKPPSSQESKSENPTSQASQ, encoded by the exons ATGCTAGATCGGGATGTAGG CCCAACTCCCATGTACCCGCCTACATACCTGGAGCCTGGGATTGG GAGGCACACACCATATGGCAACCAAACTGACTATAGAATATTCGAGCTTAACAAACGGCTTCAAAACTGGACTGAG GAGTGTGACAATCTCTGGTGGGATGCTTTCACAACTGAGTTCTTTGAGGATGATGCCATGTTAACCATCACTTTCTGCCTGGAAGATGGACCAAAGAGATATA CCATTGGCCGGACCCTGATTCCACGCTACTTCCGCAGCATCTTTGAGGGGGGTGCTACGGAGCTGTACTATGTTCTTAAGCACCCCAAGGAGGCATTCCACAGCAACTTTGTGTCCCTCGACTGTGACCAGGGCAGCATGGTGACCCAGCACGGCAAACCCATGTTCACCCAG gtgtgtgtggaggggcGGTTGTACCTGGAGTTCATGTTTGACGACATGATGCGGATAAAGACATGGCATTTCAGCATCCGGCAGCACCGGGAGCTCATCCCCCGCAGCATCCTTGCCATGCAT GCCCAGGACCCCCAGATGTTGGATCAGCTCTCCAAAAACATCACACGGTGTGGGCTGTCCAATTCCACTCTCAACTACCTCCGA CTCTGTGTGATACTCGAGCCCATGCAGGAGCTCATGTCCCGCCACAAGACCTACAGCCTCAGCCCTCGTGACTGCCTCAAGACCTGCCTTTTCCAGAAGTGGCAGCGTATGGTAGCGCCCCCCG CGGAGCCCGCCCGGCAGCAGCCCAGCAAACGGCGGAAACGGAAGATGTCAGGGGGCAGCACTATGAGCTCGGGGGGTGGCAACACCAACAACAGCAACAGCAAGAAGAAAAGCCCAGCCAGCACCTTCGCCCTCTCCAGCCAGGTACCT GATGTGATGGTGGTGGGGGAGCCCACCCTGATGGGCGGGGAGTTCGGGGACGAGGACGAGAGGCTCATCACCCGGCTGGAGAATACCCAGTTTGACGCGGCCAACGGCATTGACGACGAGGACAGCTTTAACAACTCCCCTGCCCTGGGCGCCAACAGCCCCTGGAACAGCAAGCCTCCATCCAGCCAAGAAAGCAAATCGGAGAACCCCACATCACAAGCCTCCCAGTAA